One Natrinema longum genomic window carries:
- the mptA gene encoding GTP cyclohydrolase MptA, whose protein sequence is MSHQLPDVQATSPDVTVGLSQVGVTGVDKLVKIAREGKRPIVLTAEFEVFVDLPGWRKGADMSRNMEVIDEILEDATREEAYGVEEVCGEAAERLLERHDYTSRAEVSMEAEFMRREQTPASDRETQHTVDIVASATATEDGTREEIGARVTGMTVCPCSQGMSTARAKQTLEDLGVEEETITEFLEEVPQPGHSQRGHATLTVEANGDPSVDLNDIIDIARDSMSARIYNLAKRPDEDYMTYDAHADAKFVEDCVRALAEGVVDEFDHLADDAVITMSQSNDESIHQHNAHAERIVEMGTLRDEISN, encoded by the coding sequence ATGAGTCATCAGTTGCCGGACGTGCAGGCGACGTCACCCGACGTCACCGTCGGCCTGAGCCAGGTCGGCGTTACCGGCGTCGACAAGCTCGTCAAGATCGCCCGCGAGGGGAAGCGGCCGATCGTTCTCACTGCCGAGTTCGAGGTCTTCGTCGATCTTCCCGGCTGGCGCAAGGGCGCGGACATGAGCCGCAACATGGAAGTAATCGACGAGATCCTGGAGGACGCCACCCGCGAGGAGGCCTACGGCGTCGAGGAGGTCTGTGGCGAGGCCGCCGAACGGCTCCTCGAGCGCCACGATTACACGTCGCGGGCGGAGGTCTCGATGGAGGCCGAGTTCATGCGGCGCGAACAGACCCCTGCCAGCGATCGCGAGACCCAACACACCGTCGACATCGTCGCGTCGGCGACGGCGACCGAGGACGGCACCCGCGAGGAGATCGGTGCACGGGTCACCGGCATGACCGTCTGTCCCTGCTCGCAGGGCATGTCGACGGCCCGCGCGAAGCAGACGCTCGAGGATCTGGGCGTCGAGGAGGAGACGATCACGGAGTTCCTCGAGGAAGTGCCACAGCCTGGCCACTCCCAGCGGGGTCACGCGACGCTGACTGTCGAAGCCAACGGCGATCCGTCCGTCGATCTGAACGACATCATCGACATCGCTCGGGACTCGATGAGTGCGCGGATCTACAACCTCGCGAAGCGGCCCGACGAGGACTACATGACCTACGACGCCCACGCCGACGCGAAGTTCGTCGAGGACTGCGTCCGTGCGCTGGCGGAAGGCGTCGTCGACGAGTTCGACCACTTAGCCGACGACGCGGTGATCACGATGAGCCAGTCCAACGACGAGTCGATCCACCAGCACAACGCCCACGCCGAGCGGATCGTCGAAATGGGGACGCTTCGCGACGAGATCAGCAACTAG
- a CDS encoding KaiC domain-containing protein — protein sequence MVAVSDDTDDWFERALDDEETDEERTPPTPEAEPTASDGSAGDDAGKHDADTESNSTREGDVAEATDDDDPLFEEEFGDALQDVDAPMTDAAADGAATSGPEGFDDLDFVLGGSDEPDFDEEIDSELSRLELGIEGLDRMIQGGVPERSLIVTMGSAGTGKTTFGLQFLTHGLEQGERAVFITLEESRDRVINSATEKGYAFDEYVADGQLAVVDVDPIEMANSLASIRNELPTLVEEFDASRLVLDSVSLLEMMYEDRAKRRNEIYDFSRSLKEAGVTALLTSEASEETPYASRYGIVEYLTDAVFVLQYVRPDDFRETRMAIEIQKIRDANHSREKKPYEITADGISVYQQANLF from the coding sequence GTGGTCGCCGTGAGTGACGACACCGACGACTGGTTCGAACGGGCACTCGACGACGAGGAGACGGACGAGGAGCGAACGCCGCCGACACCCGAAGCCGAACCCACCGCTAGCGACGGTTCGGCGGGCGACGACGCCGGCAAGCACGACGCTGACACCGAGTCGAACTCGACACGGGAGGGGGACGTGGCGGAGGCGACCGACGACGATGACCCCCTGTTCGAGGAGGAGTTCGGCGACGCCCTCCAGGACGTCGACGCCCCGATGACCGACGCTGCGGCCGATGGGGCCGCTACCAGCGGTCCCGAGGGGTTCGACGATCTCGATTTCGTGTTGGGGGGGAGCGACGAACCCGACTTCGACGAGGAGATCGACTCCGAACTCTCGCGACTCGAACTCGGCATCGAGGGGCTCGATCGGATGATCCAGGGTGGCGTTCCCGAGCGGTCGCTCATCGTTACGATGGGCAGCGCCGGAACCGGCAAGACCACGTTCGGCCTCCAGTTTCTCACCCACGGACTCGAGCAGGGCGAGCGAGCGGTCTTCATCACGCTCGAGGAAAGCCGCGATCGAGTCATCAACAGCGCAACCGAAAAGGGATACGCGTTCGACGAGTACGTCGCCGACGGCCAACTCGCCGTCGTCGACGTCGATCCGATCGAGATGGCCAACAGTCTGGCCTCGATCCGGAACGAACTCCCCACGCTCGTCGAGGAGTTCGACGCCTCGCGGCTCGTCCTCGACTCGGTTTCTTTGCTCGAGATGATGTACGAGGATCGAGCGAAACGTCGCAACGAAATATACGATTTTTCCCGGAGCTTGAAGGAGGCAGGCGTCACCGCGTTGTTGACGAGCGAGGCATCCGAGGAGACGCCTTACGCCTCCCGATACGGCATCGTCGAGTATCTCACGGATGCCGTCTTCGTCCTCCAGTACGTCCGGCCGGACGACTTCCGGGAAACCCGGATGGCGATCGAGATTCAGAAGATCCGCGACGCCAACCACTCTCGAGAAAAGAAACCGTACGAGATCACGGCCGACGGGATCTCCGTATATCAGCAAGCCAACCTGTTCTAG
- a CDS encoding universal stress protein gives MYETILFPTDGSEHAATVADHAIDVAATRNATLHVLSVVDDRAFLVLDDDRIERVREDLETTAREAVDEAATRATDHGVETVTAVETGHPAECIVDYAATNGTDLIVMGTSGDEYERNVVGSVSQRVVREAPVPVTTVGPGV, from the coding sequence ATGTACGAGACGATCCTCTTTCCGACGGACGGCAGTGAGCACGCGGCGACCGTCGCGGACCACGCGATCGACGTCGCGGCCACCAGAAACGCAACCCTGCACGTCCTTTCGGTCGTCGACGACCGCGCGTTTCTCGTGCTCGACGACGACCGCATCGAGCGCGTCCGCGAGGACCTCGAGACCACCGCTCGCGAGGCGGTCGACGAGGCGGCGACGCGCGCTACCGATCACGGCGTCGAGACAGTGACCGCCGTCGAAACCGGCCACCCCGCCGAGTGTATCGTCGATTACGCCGCGACCAACGGGACGGATCTGATCGTCATGGGAACCAGCGGTGACGAGTACGAACGCAACGTCGTCGGAAGCGTCTCCCAGCGGGTCGTCCGCGAGGCCCCCGTTCCCGTCACCACCGTCGGACCCGGCGTTTGA
- a CDS encoding site-2 protease family protein, with the protein MRSYTITEIWEIPIRINTSLLIFLPILAWLIGSGQQIELYAGFIEGFTGVGFDLSRLRAGAMPWLIGITAAVGLFVSVTLHELGHSWAALRYGIEIDSITLWILGGIASLKTFPKEWDREFWIAIAGPITSVLIAAVCYAGVLVAPTSLHAVRFVVGYLAVTNLLLAGFNLLPAFPMDGGRIFRALLARSRPYGTATRIAARVGVAFAFLFAIVGVFTFQLILLLLAFFIYGAATTESRSVLLDELLEGITVGDIMTKDPPTVSADTTVEEFGDQLLRDRRSIHLVTDDAGAVIGVVTLADLRTARGNDRGTTRIEDVMEAVSRIESTADAFETLAVLNQSGNANALVEENGELVGVLSKADYAHAMTVRRGFGSEVAG; encoded by the coding sequence GTGCGAAGTTACACTATCACGGAGATCTGGGAGATTCCTATTCGAATCAACACTTCGTTGCTGATCTTCCTCCCGATCCTCGCGTGGCTCATCGGAAGCGGCCAGCAGATCGAACTGTACGCCGGGTTCATCGAAGGGTTCACCGGTGTGGGATTCGACCTCTCCAGGCTCCGGGCCGGGGCGATGCCGTGGCTCATCGGTATCACGGCAGCAGTCGGCTTGTTCGTGAGCGTTACCCTGCACGAACTCGGCCACTCGTGGGCCGCACTACGGTATGGCATCGAAATCGATTCGATCACCCTGTGGATCCTCGGCGGGATAGCGTCGCTGAAAACGTTCCCGAAGGAGTGGGACCGGGAGTTCTGGATCGCCATCGCCGGCCCCATCACGAGCGTCCTCATCGCCGCCGTCTGCTATGCGGGCGTGCTCGTCGCGCCGACCTCTCTCCACGCGGTGCGGTTCGTCGTCGGCTATCTGGCGGTCACGAACCTGCTACTGGCAGGGTTCAACCTCCTTCCCGCCTTCCCGATGGACGGCGGACGGATCTTCCGCGCCCTCCTGGCTCGCTCCCGTCCGTACGGCACCGCAACGCGAATCGCGGCGCGGGTCGGGGTCGCGTTTGCGTTCCTGTTCGCCATCGTCGGCGTCTTCACCTTCCAGCTCATCCTCCTCCTGCTCGCCTTCTTCATCTACGGAGCCGCGACGACGGAATCGCGATCGGTGCTCCTCGACGAACTGCTCGAGGGAATCACGGTCGGGGACATCATGACCAAGGATCCCCCGACGGTCTCGGCCGACACGACGGTCGAGGAGTTCGGCGACCAGCTGCTTCGCGACCGTCGGTCGATCCATCTGGTGACGGACGATGCCGGGGCGGTCATCGGTGTCGTCACGCTCGCGGACCTCCGCACGGCTCGCGGCAACGACCGCGGGACGACCCGCATCGAGGACGTGATGGAGGCTGTGTCCCGCATCGAGTCGACCGCCGACGCCTTCGAGACGCTGGCCGTTCTGAACCAGTCGGGGAACGCGAACGCACTGGTCGAGGAGAACGGGGAACTCGTCGGTGTGCTCTCGAAAGCCGATTACGCACACGCCATGACGGTTCGACGTGGCTTCGGGAGTGAGGTCGCGGGGTAG
- a CDS encoding TrmB family transcriptional regulator has product MASLRDLGLSEYEARAYRSLLTTGPTTAKELSRASDVPMGRIYDVLNSIEQYNLVRSQTASRPKKYVAVEPSTALDRLLEDKKRELEEKADQYESIVDDLADELDAAEPVEEQFWTAAVGPEETIDLLLERLAAADRDIVMVSSHPSPQWDMQAVSEEINAQLEDALDRGVSVDLLMTREMVGSMSEEVGRRYRETLQQRDDFDVRTHDDVTGSFNLIDGVEVCIQVPNPLSSGEAFGMIDLKDPEFAANVHEEFVPRWEQAEPLEF; this is encoded by the coding sequence ATGGCCAGTCTCAGGGATCTCGGGCTTTCCGAGTACGAAGCTCGAGCCTACCGATCGTTGCTCACCACCGGCCCCACAACGGCCAAGGAGTTGTCCCGGGCGAGCGACGTCCCGATGGGGCGGATCTACGACGTGTTAAACAGTATCGAACAGTACAACCTGGTCCGGAGCCAGACCGCGAGCCGCCCGAAGAAGTACGTCGCCGTCGAGCCCTCGACGGCCCTCGATCGGTTGCTCGAGGACAAGAAACGCGAACTCGAGGAAAAGGCCGATCAGTACGAGTCGATCGTCGACGACCTCGCCGACGAACTCGACGCGGCCGAGCCGGTCGAAGAACAGTTCTGGACCGCCGCCGTCGGCCCCGAGGAGACGATCGATCTCCTCTTGGAGCGGCTGGCAGCCGCCGATCGGGACATCGTAATGGTGTCCTCACACCCCTCCCCCCAGTGGGACATGCAGGCGGTCAGCGAGGAGATCAACGCCCAACTCGAGGACGCGCTCGATCGCGGGGTCTCGGTCGACCTGTTGATGACTCGCGAGATGGTCGGCTCGATGTCGGAGGAGGTGGGCAGGCGCTACCGGGAGACCTTACAGCAACGCGACGACTTCGACGTCCGCACGCACGACGACGTCACGGGGTCGTTCAACCTCATCGACGGCGTCGAGGTGTGTATCCAGGTACCCAACCCGCTGTCCTCGGGCGAGGCCTTCGGCATGATCGACCTGAAGGATCCGGAGTTCGCCGCGAACGTCCACGAGGAGTTCGTGCCGCGCTGGGAACAGGCCGAGCCCCTCGAGTTCTAG
- a CDS encoding DNA-directed RNA polymerase subunit epsilon has product MQDDGADPSPDSERPVGAADGVAPDDERRLETRPGSGSLSRADVQRDSTVRRWGVVTPSATVIGRAESPEGDLSESVRRLHDEQHAATPGYSERAHRLDRLRTTQALCNALEVTPWQRDLALGVMDEIDLTEFGSQRAIPKVALVVIRHVVDVDRQQYFGLDEIDAQELSADRMEDLFTQYRAHDITDEESFKRLAAEYGLDTTSLNRLRRVLKSQLDDELPAYGHNPYRDPNLPDVTKSNADSASRVATGTES; this is encoded by the coding sequence ATGCAAGACGACGGTGCCGACCCGAGTCCCGATTCCGAGCGACCCGTTGGGGCTGCAGACGGCGTCGCCCCCGACGACGAGCGCCGCCTCGAGACCCGTCCGGGGTCCGGGTCGCTCTCGCGGGCGGACGTCCAGCGCGATTCGACGGTCCGCCGGTGGGGCGTCGTCACGCCGAGCGCGACGGTCATCGGCCGCGCGGAGTCGCCCGAGGGTGACCTCTCCGAGAGCGTGCGCCGCCTCCACGACGAACAGCACGCGGCGACGCCGGGCTACAGCGAGCGCGCCCACCGTCTCGACCGGCTGCGAACCACGCAGGCGCTATGTAACGCCCTCGAGGTGACGCCCTGGCAGCGCGATCTCGCGCTCGGCGTCATGGACGAGATCGACCTCACCGAGTTCGGGAGCCAGCGGGCGATTCCCAAGGTCGCACTGGTCGTGATCCGTCACGTCGTCGACGTCGACCGACAGCAGTACTTCGGGCTCGACGAGATCGACGCGCAGGAACTGTCCGCCGACCGGATGGAGGACCTGTTCACACAGTACCGGGCCCACGACATTACCGACGAAGAGTCGTTCAAGCGGCTCGCGGCCGAATACGGGCTGGATACGACCAGCCTGAATCGCCTGCGCCGGGTCCTCAAATCCCAACTCGACGACGAGCTGCCCGCGTACGGTCACAACCCCTACCGAGATCCGAACCTGCCGGACGTGACGAAGTCGAATGCCGACAGTGCGAGCCGGGTAGCGACCGGAACCGAGAGCTGA
- a CDS encoding nucleotidyltransferase domain-containing protein → MATVLPRIHETVDDHLRAIERTYDVAVAVAVARGSHAWGGASPDSDYDVGFVYAPTDLRRYAHLEGPPETIVEDRSEFEYQGWDGRTFVRLLSESNESAIDLLRSPIRYRRAYDLTDLADYLERTYNPIDLYHTWRGIATSNYRKYISQHLVRTDDELFPIVDADDEAFVVETDNGTMTVPADDERFTETQTKPTVKRNLTIYRAAMSAYYLEETGERGDHELPALEFERFLDEQAPTVFDPERIERARELLERKRRGEGGVPIGDAVGREFAHPPTPIDPEIHARAGPETERLDQYLDELLAAVQ, encoded by the coding sequence ATGGCCACTGTTCTCCCACGCATCCACGAAACGGTCGACGACCACCTGCGGGCGATCGAACGTACGTACGACGTCGCGGTCGCCGTCGCGGTCGCCCGCGGGAGCCACGCCTGGGGCGGGGCGAGCCCCGACAGCGACTACGATGTCGGCTTCGTCTACGCGCCGACCGATCTGCGCCGATACGCCCATCTCGAGGGTCCCCCCGAAACGATCGTCGAGGACCGAAGCGAGTTCGAATATCAGGGCTGGGACGGACGGACGTTCGTCCGACTGCTTTCCGAGTCGAACGAGAGCGCGATCGACCTGCTGCGGAGCCCGATCCGGTATCGACGCGCGTACGACCTCACCGACCTCGCCGACTACCTCGAGCGGACCTACAACCCGATCGACCTGTATCACACGTGGCGTGGCATCGCGACGAGCAACTATCGCAAGTACATCTCACAGCATCTGGTCCGCACCGACGACGAACTCTTCCCGATCGTCGACGCCGACGACGAGGCGTTCGTCGTCGAAACCGACAACGGAACGATGACCGTCCCGGCCGACGACGAGCGGTTTACCGAGACGCAAACGAAACCCACGGTGAAGCGAAATCTGACGATCTATCGAGCGGCGATGTCCGCGTACTACCTCGAAGAAACCGGCGAGCGTGGTGACCACGAGTTGCCGGCCCTCGAGTTCGAGCGGTTCCTGGACGAGCAGGCACCGACAGTCTTCGACCCCGAGCGGATCGAACGCGCTCGCGAGCTGCTCGAGCGGAAACGAAGGGGTGAGGGCGGAGTCCCGATCGGCGACGCCGTCGGCCGCGAGTTCGCTCACCCACCGACCCCGATCGACCCCGAAATACACGCGAGAGCCGGCCCCGAGACCGAACGGCTGGACCAGTATCTCGACGAGTTACTCGCAGCCGTCCAGTAG
- a CDS encoding DsbA family oxidoreductase — protein sequence MADADTGSTPETGDRLTIYADYVCPFCYLGTRSLEQYRDGRDEPLAVEWHPFDLRRGKRNPDGSIDHDADDGKDEGYYEQAKQNVRRLQEEYGVEMTLDIATDIDSFDAQVASWYVNGAYPDRWEAFDEAIYTALWQDGRDIGDVEVLADLADDVDLPADEIREAIADESRRAELEDRFAQAQQTGITGVPTFLSDGHVARGAVPPEHLERLVEGDQ from the coding sequence ATGGCTGACGCCGATACCGGATCGACGCCGGAGACCGGGGATCGACTAACGATCTACGCGGACTACGTCTGTCCGTTCTGTTATCTGGGGACGCGCTCGCTCGAGCAGTACCGCGACGGTCGCGACGAGCCACTCGCCGTCGAGTGGCATCCCTTCGACCTGCGACGCGGGAAGCGAAACCCGGACGGCTCCATCGATCACGACGCCGACGACGGGAAGGACGAGGGCTACTACGAGCAGGCCAAACAGAACGTCCGTCGGCTACAGGAGGAGTACGGCGTCGAGATGACGCTGGACATCGCGACCGATATCGATTCGTTCGACGCGCAGGTCGCCTCGTGGTACGTCAACGGAGCGTATCCCGACCGCTGGGAGGCGTTCGACGAGGCGATCTACACGGCGCTGTGGCAGGACGGACGCGACATCGGCGACGTCGAAGTACTCGCCGACCTCGCCGACGACGTCGACCTACCGGCCGACGAGATTCGCGAGGCGATCGCAGACGAGAGCCGCCGGGCCGAACTCGAGGATCGATTCGCCCAGGCCCAGCAGACGGGCATCACCGGCGTTCCGACCTTCCTCTCGGACGGGCACGTCGCCCGCGGCGCGGTGCCGCCGGAACACCTCGAGCGACTCGTGGAAGGCGACCAGTAA
- a CDS encoding amphi-Trp domain-containing protein → MAQRTTADETLPRDELAAYLQELATEFGQSEEAVTVPVGNKNVSLDPPQNVDVSVEVVERSSMLRGNRETVEIELSWKP, encoded by the coding sequence ATGGCGCAACGGACGACAGCCGACGAGACGCTCCCTCGAGACGAACTCGCCGCCTACCTCCAGGAACTCGCGACGGAGTTCGGGCAAAGCGAGGAGGCAGTCACCGTGCCGGTCGGGAACAAGAACGTGTCGCTCGACCCGCCCCAGAACGTCGACGTATCCGTCGAGGTCGTCGAACGCTCGTCGATGCTCCGGGGGAACCGTGAGACGGTCGAGATCGAACTGAGCTGGAAACCCTAA
- a CDS encoding NAD(+)/NADH kinase, producing MDVAVGIVAQRENERAQTLAGSLVETLEREGSNVVVDEATGEALEATAVPVAAMAGRDLVVSIGGDGTLLFTAREVGSTPLLGINLGEVGFLNAVAPADAVDVVTALVTELEETGTVAGRELTRLRATGVGEDWTLEPALNEVVVHGPRRGNGGGATVDIRVDGQQYAESHADGVLVATPTGSTAYNLSEGGPLLHPTAETLVVTQMAATESMPPLVVEPDTELTLTVSDTDTAYVISDGRNRQRLEPPSTVSVSLAAESVRLVGPRGNFFDALDKLE from the coding sequence ATGGACGTTGCCGTCGGAATCGTCGCCCAGCGTGAGAACGAACGTGCACAGACACTCGCCGGGAGCCTCGTGGAGACCCTCGAGCGCGAGGGGTCGAACGTCGTCGTCGACGAAGCGACCGGCGAGGCACTCGAGGCGACGGCCGTCCCGGTCGCCGCGATGGCGGGTCGTGACCTCGTCGTGAGCATCGGCGGTGATGGAACGCTGTTGTTCACGGCCCGCGAGGTGGGTTCGACGCCGCTTCTCGGGATCAACCTCGGCGAAGTCGGCTTCCTCAACGCCGTCGCGCCCGCGGATGCGGTCGACGTCGTCACTGCTCTCGTGACCGAACTCGAGGAAACGGGGACCGTCGCGGGCCGCGAACTGACGCGGCTCCGGGCGACCGGAGTCGGCGAGGACTGGACGCTCGAGCCCGCCCTCAACGAGGTCGTCGTCCACGGGCCCCGCCGGGGGAACGGCGGTGGCGCGACCGTCGACATCCGCGTCGACGGCCAGCAGTACGCCGAGAGCCACGCCGACGGCGTGCTCGTGGCCACGCCGACGGGCTCGACCGCCTACAACTTGAGCGAGGGGGGGCCACTCCTCCACCCGACTGCGGAGACCCTCGTGGTCACGCAAATGGCCGCGACCGAGTCGATGCCGCCGCTGGTCGTCGAACCGGACACCGAACTCACCCTCACCGTCTCCGACACCGACACCGCGTACGTGATCAGTGACGGCCGCAACCGACAGCGCCTCGAGCCCCCGTCGACGGTATCGGTCTCCCTCGCCGCCGAATCCGTCAGGCTCGTCGGCCCACGGGGGAATTTCTTCGACGCGCTCGACAAACTGGAGTAG